TCCAGTCGGCCAAGCTGTTCCAGCATAGAGATGTGATCATAGGTGAGCGGGCTCTGCGTGAGGGCGTATTCTGAAAAAGCCACCAGGCCAAACCTGTCATTGGGGCGTTTGGAGATGAAGTCTCGCGCCACTTTCACGGCAGCCGCCAATCTGTTTTGGGGGGCAAAATCCAGCGCCAGCATGGAACCGCTGATATCCACAGCCAAAACGATGTCCACGCCTTTCTGGGTGATGTCCCGAGTTCCGCGTCCCCAGCGGGGTTGGGCTAAAGCCAGGATCAGGCAGAGAAGGGTGAGGGCCCGCAACACGGGAAACAGGTATCTCCAGAATTTATTCTCGCCGGCAACCTCGTGTAAAAGGTTCAGCCGGGTGAAGGGCAGCCGCGTTTTCCTGGCGTTCTGCCAGCGGGTTTGCCACAGCCAGTATAGAGGTATCAGCAGCAGGGCCAGCAACCACCAGGGGTGGGCGAATTTAAGCATCTCCACCTCCTGCCTGGGCCATCTTTCTCTGTGCTTCCTCAACTTCAAAGGAACGCAGCCAGCTACGCAGCCACTCTTCCGCGTTCGCGGTCTCCTCAAATCCGGGAATGTATTTGGCGAATTTTACCCTGTCACAGAGGCGCAGAAAATCAATAACTTCCGCTGCCGAATCCACCCTGATGCGCCGAGTGACCCAGTTGATCTCAGTAGTGGACATCTCCAGGGCGCCAAAGCGGTACTTGCGCTCCAGAAACTGTCTCAGGATTTCTGAAAGGCGGTAGTGATGAAGCTTGTAATGGCCGTGGAGCATCAGTCCCTCAGCGCAGAGCTCGTCAAGCCTGGCTAGGGCCATCTTCCAGACCGGATCTGGTGGGGCGGGCTGAGCGGCAACCGGTTCTGGGTCTGGTGTTTTGGTGGGCCGGGGTTTGCGAAGAAGAACGATAAGGATTCCCGACACAGCCAGCGCCAACAGCAACGGATAGAGCCACCAGGGCAGTTGGAGAGGATATTTGCGCAAAGGTTTCAGATCCACCAGCAGCGTATCCGCCTCAGCCCTCACCGGGATGATGTTTAGCCGGAAGCGGTCGGTGAAAAGAGGCTCTGAAGCGGCTTCGGCGGTTCTAACCGTCAGGGCGGGAAAGCTGTGCGAACCCGGATACAGCGGCACTATCGTTACTTTCAGCCAATCATTGCCGCGGGGGACTTTCTGAAGCTGCCATCCCAAAACGTGGAATCTGGTCAGCGTATCGGGCACCGCCACGCTCTTGAGGTCGGTATCGTGCCTGATTTCCAGCACAAAGCGGTCGCCCACGCTCAGGTCATCGGCTTCAACTAGTTTCTGGCTGAGTACTGCCGCGGCGGAGAGCACCATCCAGAGCGCGATCAGCAGCGCCAGGCACTTCTTCATCCTCGCGTCCTCCGACGCCGTTTTCGTTCTTCAAAGAACGAGCGCAGCGCTTTCACCGCCGAATCGCGGTTGCGGATGAGGATATGGTCCACCTGCATTGATTTGAGTTCATGGGCAAGAACCTGCTGCCGTTTTTTCACACCCGCCTTATAGGCTTTGCGCACACTGCTGTGGGAACTGTTCACATACAAGGTGGCTCCGGTTTCGGGATCGCGCAGATTCAAAACTCCAGCGTCCGGCAGGCTAAGCTCGGCCTCGTCCAACACCTGCACGGCGACCACATCATGCTTTTGGGCCAATAGGCGCAGTGATTTCTGGTAGCCGGAATCAAACAGATCGGAGAGGATAAAGATAACCGAGCGTTTTTTGAGGATGCGGCTGGCGAAGGTGAAAGCCTCGCCTAGATTGGTTCCCGGGTGTTTCGGTTCCAGGTAAAGGACGTCCCTGAGAATTTCCAGCGCCTTGTTGCGGCCTTTGCGCGCCGGCAGATATTTCTCCAGTTGTTCGGAAAACATGATCAGCCCCACCTTGTCGTTGTTCGAAAGCGCGGAAAGGGAAAGTAGAGCGATGATTTCGGCAACGCGTTCCTGCTTGAAGGCGACCGAGGTGCCGAAATTCTGGGAGGCGGAAACGTCCACGATGAAAAACACGTTCAGTTCCCGGGTTTCCTGATATTTCTTGATATAAGGGATGCCCAGACGGGCGGAAACATTCCAGTCTATGTCACGGTAGTTATCACCGCTTTGGTATTCACGCACTTCGGCAAATTCCAGTCCCTGTCCCCGGAAGCTGGAATGGTATTCGCCGCGGAAAGTTTCGCTAACGCTGCCCCGGGCGCGAATTTCGATCCGTTCCACCCTGGAAAGGATTTCCGCCGGTGTGCGGGCTGGCATGGCTTTCCTTAGGGAACCTCTATTTCCTCAAAGATGCGGGTAATGATCTCATCTGTGTTCATGGCTTCGGCTTCGGCTTCGTAAGAAAGTATGATGCGATGCCTCAAAATGTCTTTGCCCACGGCCTTGATATCGTCCGGGATCACGTAGCCCCGGTGCTGAAGATAGGCATGCGCCTTGGCCGCGCGGGCCAGATAGATCGTGGCGCGGGGCGAAGCGCCATACTGGATAAGCCCGTTCAGGGCTGAAACCCGCGGATAGCGCTGCGGATGCCGCGTAGCCTGGATCAGGTGCAGGATGTAGTCCTTAAGCCTGTCTTCCATGTGCAGCTCTGCGATCACGCCACGCATGGTTTCCAGGTCCTGGGGCCGCAGAACCTGTTTAACAGGCAGTTCGCGCTCCACCACCATCCGGTCCAGGATCAGTTTTTCTTCCTCAAAACTGGGATATTTTATCTTCAGCTTCATCAGAAAACGGTCGATCTGCGCTTCCGGCAAGGGATAGGTGCCTTCCTGTTCGATCGGGTTCTGGGTGGCCATCACGAAAAAGGGTTTGGGCAGGGGATAAGTGGTGTCGCCGATGGTCACCTGGCGTTCCTGCATCGCCTCCAGCAGCGCGGATTGCACCTTGGAGGGGGCGCGGTTTATCTCGTCCGCCAGAATGAAATTGGCAAAGACAGGGCCCTGTTTGGGTGTGAATTCCCCGGTTTTCTGGTTATAGACCAAAGTGCCCGTGATATCGGCTGGAAGGAGGTCCGGGGTGAATTGGATGCGTTTGTAGCTGGCGTCGAAAGCGCCTGCGAGAGTGCTGAGGATGAGGGTTTTGGCCAGGCCGGGAACTCCTTCGATCAGCACGTGGCCGTTGGCCAAAAGCCCAATCAACAGGCGATCTATCACCGCTTCCTGACCCACTATCACCTTGGCGATCTCGGCGCGAAGGTTGTCAAGAACCGCTGAGCTCTGCTCCACCTTCTGATTTATCTCTTCAATGTTCATCATTTCTCCAATATATCCCCCCTAAAAAAAACGGGAACAGGCAGATACCGTATTCCCGATCAGATTAAATTGTCTATCGGCTCCGCGAAGACATTGGCTGTGGCTGTTAAACCGCCTTGCGGACCTTGTTCGCCTTCAGGCAGGAAGAGCAGACTTTCACTTTCTTAATTCCGCTTCCGATGATAGCGCGAACTTCATGCAAATTCGGATAAAAACGCCTCTTGGTGGCATTCAGCGCGTGGCTGCGATGATTGCCGACCTGGGCTTGCTTTCCACATATATCGCATATTCTTGACATTTTTCACCGTCCAGATTGATTTCTTGAAAGCCATCTTTTTCGCCTCCGCATTTTTGACAAGGTTTATTTACATTGGCTGACCTTATTCCCGGCCACCGATCAGGATCGGTCACGAAAAGCAAATGATGGGTTGTAGCGCGGTGAGCTTTAGTCAGCCTGTCTAATCTGGCTGGGTTATTTTGGCAGTGGTTCTTGGCTCAGCGGGCTATTTCGAGGGGTATGTTTTGGGGCAGACGGATGTCGAAACGGGAGCCGTGAGGTTCCACAGGCACGTAATCCATTCGCCCGTTATGTTCTTGCACCATTTTTTGGCAGATAGGCAACCCGAGACCGGTGCCGTTGGGTTTGTTGTAGGTGAAGAAGGGCTTAAAGAGTTGGGGGACTATGCTTTCTGGTATGCCGGGGCCGTTGTCGATGACGCTTATCTGCAGCCAGTTTGCGGCGAGGGAAGTGACAATACTGATCTCACCGTCTTCATTCATGGCCTCGGAACTGTTGCGAAGCAGATTTGTGATCACGCGTCGGATGCGTTCTTCATCAAAATAGACGGGATCAAAGCATTGGTTGTCGATATTTAGGGATATGTTGCGTCCGCGCAGGGAGGCTCCGTATATCTCTTTGAGGTCCATGAGGAAACTATTCATATCCACTTTGCGGGGGATGATCGCGTGGGGGGTGCCTTCCACGTAATCCAGCACTTCACGCACCAGTTGATCCACCAGTTTTGTTTGCTGCACAATGCTTTGGGTGAATTCCGAGGAGTCCGGATAGAGGGATTCCATCAGTTGTGCGGTAAGCGAAATCACGGTGAGGGGGGTCTTGATATCGTGAATGATCTTGCTGGCGGTCATGCCGATGGCGGTCAGGCGGTTGCGTTGGATCATATCATCTATGAGGTCTGAAAACTTGAGATTGGTATCTCGAAGCTTGGCAGAGAGGGCGCGGATCACGTTGATAAGCACGGCGGGTTGGGAAAAGCTTAGCTTGTTGAATTTGTCGTAGGGTATTTCCAGCAATTCGGAGGCTTCGAGCGCGGTGGCTGTGGCGTCTGCCGGAGCATTGCTCAGCAGGGCGAATTCACCGCAAAATTCACCCGGTCCCACGATCAGGGTGAGTTCTCCTTTTTCGCCTTTTTTCTTTTTACAGGAGATTTCAAGGCTCCCTTTTTCGATTAGGAAAAGGGACTGATTCTCCTTATAATCGAGGGTAAGGATTTCCCCTTTTTTAAGTTTGAGGCGGGTAAGTTCCTGAGTGAAATTTTCCACAACGTCTTGTTCCAAGCTGTCAAACAAACCTATCCGCTGATTTATGTCCAGATTCGCGCTCATCGCTCCTCCCGGTTTTTTAAATTATCAACCCCTATATTTTATCTCAGGATTTGTCGTCAATCTTTTTTTGCCGCCCAGCGTGGAGAAAAGCCAAGTTTTAACCCAAATTTGCCGATTATCGGCCAGCCGGTTGGCAGCTCGGGCTGTCCGCCAGCAACCAGCCCCTCCGACTCGCTCTTCACGATGCGGATCTCCTTCTCCTGGTTGAACTGGTTGTCCGCGCTCTTATACACGATGTCGCGCTTGTTCGCCGGCTTCTTCACCAGGCTGATGTAAGCCACCTTCAGTTTGTTCAGCTTGGCCATAGGTTCCTCCTGTTGTTTCCTTGGCTGTTCATTTTCTTCCCCGCGCAGCCCCAAAAAGCGCTCGCTCAATCAGCTCCGCGGCTACAAATCCCAGCAAACCCATTCCCCAAACCCGGTCAAGTTTCCTGTGCAAATATGCAAAATACTTTTCAAACCCCTATCCCACACGCACTTACAAAGCACAAAAAAAGCCCCGGCAAAAGCCGGGGCGGAAGGCAGTCTCTACCAATAGTTATTCGATAATAACTTCCTCAATTTCCATCTGAGGATCTTCTGGAATATCCTCCACAGATACGTGACACTTGTTGGATTCATGCAGCGCTTTTGCCAAACTGATGAAGCCAGCATCGTTGGTAATCAGATCGCTAACCTCGTTGCAAGCGGCTTGTCCAAGTATCATCGTATCTGCCTTTCTCTTCGACTTCTCTCTTTCTGATTTGTCATATCCACAATCCCCATTGTTTGTGGCATTGAAGTAAGAGGCGGCATGGCTTGCCGCAATAATATCTAAATCTGCAATCTGGCAGTGCTTCGACAATTTGTCTAAAAATTGGATTTTAGCTTCAGTGTCCTCTTCGGAATCGGAATACACGCATAGGAGCTCAAATAGAACAACAGAAGGAACAACTATCGTCGCCTTT
This genomic stretch from Candidatus Cloacimonadota bacterium harbors:
- a CDS encoding MoxR family ATPase, whose product is MNIEEINQKVEQSSAVLDNLRAEIAKVIVGQEAVIDRLLIGLLANGHVLIEGVPGLAKTLILSTLAGAFDASYKRIQFTPDLLPADITGTLVYNQKTGEFTPKQGPVFANFILADEINRAPSKVQSALLEAMQERQVTIGDTTYPLPKPFFVMATQNPIEQEGTYPLPEAQIDRFLMKLKIKYPSFEEEKLILDRMVVERELPVKQVLRPQDLETMRGVIAELHMEDRLKDYILHLIQATRHPQRYPRVSALNGLIQYGASPRATIYLARAAKAHAYLQHRGYVIPDDIKAVGKDILRHRIILSYEAEAEAMNTDEIITRIFEEIEVP
- a CDS encoding 50S ribosomal protein L28 translates to MSRICDICGKQAQVGNHRSHALNATKRRFYPNLHEVRAIIGSGIKKVKVCSSCLKANKVRKAV
- a CDS encoding PIN domain-containing protein; the protein is MSGRKVALDTCVLGWALRDKYTESDKAKKIRAERFFARLKEEKATIVVPSVVLFELLCVYSDSEEDTEAKIQFLDKLSKHCQIADLDIIAASHAASYFNATNNGDCGYDKSEREKSKRKADTMILGQAACNEVSDLITNDAGFISLAKALHESNKCHVSVEDIPEDPQMEIEEVIIE
- a CDS encoding DUF58 domain-containing protein — its product is MPARTPAEILSRVERIEIRARGSVSETFRGEYHSSFRGQGLEFAEVREYQSGDNYRDIDWNVSARLGIPYIKKYQETRELNVFFIVDVSASQNFGTSVAFKQERVAEIIALLSLSALSNNDKVGLIMFSEQLEKYLPARKGRNKALEILRDVLYLEPKHPGTNLGEAFTFASRILKKRSVIFILSDLFDSGYQKSLRLLAQKHDVVAVQVLDEAELSLPDAGVLNLRDPETGATLYVNSSHSSVRKAYKAGVKKRQQVLAHELKSMQVDHILIRNRDSAVKALRSFFEERKRRRRTRG
- a CDS encoding cyclic nucleotide-binding domain-containing protein, yielding MSANLDINQRIGLFDSLEQDVVENFTQELTRLKLKKGEILTLDYKENQSLFLIEKGSLEISCKKKKGEKGELTLIVGPGEFCGEFALLSNAPADATATALEASELLEIPYDKFNKLSFSQPAVLINVIRALSAKLRDTNLKFSDLIDDMIQRNRLTAIGMTASKIIHDIKTPLTVISLTAQLMESLYPDSSEFTQSIVQQTKLVDQLVREVLDYVEGTPHAIIPRKVDMNSFLMDLKEIYGASLRGRNISLNIDNQCFDPVYFDEERIRRVITNLLRNSSEAMNEDGEISIVTSLAANWLQISVIDNGPGIPESIVPQLFKPFFTYNKPNGTGLGLPICQKMVQEHNGRMDYVPVEPHGSRFDIRLPQNIPLEIAR